In a single window of the Diabrotica undecimpunctata isolate CICGRU chromosome 11, icDiaUnde3, whole genome shotgun sequence genome:
- the LOC140452682 gene encoding uncharacterized protein, translated as MFPTIESHYIRAQTSRVFIDGSLTISEMYRLYKDKCISDGDICLKKHHYERIFNYEFNIGFFSPKKDQCLECKVYKNSNEGQRKSLQDNYDLHIKNKNQARESKKQDLELANDVNQYSVCDYDLQAVLQTPCGDASMFYYKPRLNVYNFTLFDNVSKQGYCFMWNESVAKRGIKMEDLKKKRKPLKAKITRIANWLLENADAETDGLQFQLRHTELKTCYLKYEDVMDQIEEIDETDSETEDRERFNFVKGKKLCWNCLGNKHFSQDCNSSRSCSICKKRHHSLLHSTSENVSSSRNTNRQSFSIDRNAQAPKQSQGSASRVAHTSTPPSYNSHTQNEASTSSFKPPLEVQNTSDSHTATSLSALSVKTDVLLATALVTVYSKDGRPMHARALLDNGSQHSFISRDLVEKLNLTPYFKQLQISTISENTSMSNQMINIEFFPYNVKDRSFKTSFAVLDSITCRLPKATLDRSKINVPPNLTLADPSYSVPGKIDLLLAGDIYSELLTDGFIRLGKNLPILQNTHLGYVIFGTIPPHVFHRSSNLAISQSNVSLFVQSESEENNLDKLIQFFEIEEVPHVSKLTPDEELAEQIFNKTTRILPSGRFQVNLPLVCENAHKKLGESFKVALKRFINLENRLLKNENTYAQYKSFISEYLFLEHARIVPLSLTNENLENKYFLPHHCVVKEESLTTKLRVVFDGSMKRSSSYSLNDILLKGPTLQPEIFDILLRFRLYSFVFTTDIQKMYRQVKINPDQTFLLNILWRDSPEKDIECLELQTVTYGTKSASFQSTRCLMELANTHQTEYPLASDALQNNCYIDDILYGANDEQTLLKAHKELTSLLGTACISLHKWCSNSDSFLKNISSLSSNSSYVIAPDNCSNKVLGLCWNPVLDTFSISLPDFTLKNSYTKGEVLSMIAQIFDPQGLINPVTVVAKLIMQKIWISKISWNDTIDADTLHEWLSFISSLSHFKDLSIPRCLFLSQEITGVEIHSFSDASLKAYGACIYLRVTYKSEQVSCSLLASKSRVAPLKPLTLPRLELMGALLCSKLTAKIANIVKEKLSQLDSINMWSDSEIVLAWLRSHPSRWTQFVANRVAQILDNFPNAHWRHVRSKENPADILSRGMLPSELINSSLWFHGPPFLNQLRLDLLKYNPKGYTSKLPEERKIILHARNDQIDFFTSLSNRFSNFSKFVRTLAYMFRFANNVKPLSRKLTNTLEVSELQNAELKIIKMLQYSNFSSEISELKKGKTLSNKCLLPLNPFLDENEMLRVGGRLRNSDVTFDQRYPLLLPSKNRVVRLILHREHVRLCHSGPQNTLSQIRLKYWPLNGLREVKKVTHQCMVCFKFRAKPATQIMADLPKERLNSSRVFAHVGLDFGGPFQIKSSNLRKAPLLKSYIALFVCLSTRAVHIEVVSGLSTETFLLALKRFISRRGLPQTIFSDYATNFLGARNQLFELYKFFKEKESSRSIKEFLASSHIRWKTIVPRAPHHGGIWESAIKSAKHHMRRLLGNVKLTFEEFTTVLCQIEAVLNSRPLCSLSNDPSDFTYLTPGHFLIGQSLTSFPEKDVIHIPENRLNLWQHLSKLQQVFWKKWSIDYLNRLQNRPKWFLPHKNLEPNDLVLLIEDNTPPLHWVLARVIEVFPGKDGRVRIASVKTKDGVFKRSITKLCPLPNDDLI; from the exons ATGTTCCCGACCATCGAAAGTCACTATATAAGGGCTCAAACTAGTAGAGTTTTTATTGATGGTAGCTTAACCATATCCGAAATGTATAGACTATACAAAGATAAGTGTATTTCAGACGGCgatatttgtcttaagaaacatcaCTATGAACGCATATTTAATTATGAATTTAACATTGGATTCTTTTctcctaaaaaagatcaatgtttagaGTGTAAAGTGTATAAAAACTCTAATGAAGGGCAGAGAAAATCATTGCAGGACAACTACGACttgcatattaaaaataaaaatcaagcaCGCGAATCAAAGAAACAAGATCTAGAATTAGCTAATGATGTAAATCAATATTCCGTTTGCGATTACGATCTTCAAGCTGTATTACAGACGCCATGCGGAGATGCATCAATGTTTTATTATAAGCCACGTTTAAATGTGTATAATTTCACATTATTTGATAACGTATCCAAACAAGGATACTGCTTTATGTGGAATGAGTCTGTAGCGAAACGAGGAA TCAAAATGGAAGATCtcaagaagaagagaaaaccactgaAGGCCAAGATTACCAGAATAGCGAACTGGTTACTAGAAAACGCAGATGCAGAAACTGACGGTCTCCAGTTTCAACTCAGACACACCGAATTGAAAACATGTTATCTGAAATATGAAGACGTGATGGATCAGATTGAAGAAATCGATGAAACCGATTCTGAAACAGAAGACAGG GAaagatttaattttgtaaaaggtAAGAAACTTTGTTGGAATTGTTTgggtaataaacatttttctcaAGATTGCAACTCTTCACGCTCATGTAGTATATGTAAGAAAAGACATCACTCGCTCTTGCATAGTACCTCTGAAAATGTCTCTTCCTCTAGGAACACGAATAGGCAATCTTTCTCGATTGATCGCAACGCTCAAGCTCCCAAACAGTCTCAAGGCTCTGCCAGTCGTGTTGCTCACACATCTACTCCGCCTTCATATAATTCTCATACCCAAAACGAAGCTTCTACCAGTTCGTTCAAACCTCCTTTAGAAGTACAAAATACTTCAGATTCTCATACAGCCACTTCTCTCTCTGCTTTATCAGTTAAAACTGATGTATTGTTGGCTACCGCTTTAGTGACAGTGTATTCTAAAGATGGCAGACCTATGCATGCCAGGGCGCTCCTAGATAATGGGAGTCAACATTCGTTCATTTCTCGTGATTTGGTTGAGAAGTTAAACCTCACCCCTTATTTTAAACAGTTACAGATATCAACCATATCCGAAAACACCTCAATGTCAAATCAAATGATTAACATAGAATTTTTTCCCTATAATGTGAAGGATAGAAGTTTCAAAACTTCTTTTGCTGTACTTGATAGTATAACCTGTAGGCTTCCTAAAGCTACCCTAGAtagaagcaaaataaatgttccaCCTAATCTCACTCTCGCAGATCCCTCGTACTCTGTTCCCggtaaaattgatttgcttctaGCTGGCGACATCTATAGCGAATTATTGACTGATGGATTCATTCGTTTAGGAAAGAATCTTCCCATTCTTCAGAATACCCACTTAGGTTATGTTATTTTTGGTACTATTCCCCCTCATGTCTTTCATCGGAGTTCAAACTTGGCTATTTCTCAGTCAAATGTTTCTCTCTTTGTTCAGTCCGAATCCGAAGAGAATAATTTAGATAAATTGATACAATTTTTCGAAATTGAAGAAGTTCCCCACGTTAGTAAATTAACCCCCGATGAGGAATTGGCtgaacaaatatttaataaaaccactcgTATTTTACCTTCGGGTCGTTTTCAAGTAAACCTACCACTTGTCTGCGAAAATGCGCATAAAAAATTAGGTGAATCTTTTAAAGTAGCTTTAAAGAGatttattaatttagaaaataggctcttaaaaaatgaaaatacataCGCTCAATATAAGTCGTTCATTAGTGAATATCTTTTTCTCGAACATGCTAGAATAGTCCCTCTCTCTCTTACTAatgaaaatttagaaaataaatattttctcccGCATCACTGTGTAGTAAAGGAAGAATCCTTAACAACAAAACTTAGGGTTGTTTTCGATGGTTCGATGAAAAGGTCTAGTAGTTACTCGTTAAATGATATCCTACTCAAAGGTCCCACTCTTCAACCGgaaatttttgatattttgctACGCTTTCGATTATATTCCTTTGTTTTCACAACTGATATACAAAAGATGTACAGACAGGTTAAAATCAATCCTGATCAAACCTTTCTGTTAAACATACTTTGGCGTGACTCCCCGGAAAAAGATATTGAGTGCCTGGAATTGCAAACAGTTACATATGGAACTAAAAGCGCCAGTTTTCAGAGTACTCGCTGTTTAATGGAACTGGCAAATACTCATCAAACTGAATATCCCCTGGCCAGTGACgctcttcaaaataattgttatatTGATGACATTCTCTACGGTGCTAATGATGAGCAAACTCTCCTCAAAGCTCACAAGGAATTAACTAGTTTACTTGGAACAGcatgtatttctctacataaatggTGTTCTAACTCGGACTCGTTTCTAAAAAACATTTCTTCTCTCTCTTCAAACTCTTCTTATGTCATAGCTCCAGATAATTGCTCTAATAAGGTTTTAGGTTTATGCTGGAATCCTGTTCTTGACACGTTTTCAATCTCTCTTCCAGATTTTACCCTAAAGAACTCATACACTAAGGGAGAAGTACTGTCAATGATTGCCCAAATATTTGATCCTCAAGGTCTTATTAATCCCGTTACAGTTGTCGCTAAGCTTATAATGCAAAAGATTTGGATTTCCAAAATCAGTTGGAACGATACCATTGACGCAGATACGTTACATGAATGGCTAAGTTTTATTAGCAGTCTCTCTCATTTTAAGGACTTAAGTATACCTAGATGTCTCTTTTTAAGTCAAGAAATCACTGGTGTTGAGATTCACTCATTCTCAGATGCAAGTTTAAAGGCTTATGGAGCTTGTATCTACTTACGTGTGACCTATAAATCAGAACAGGTGTCTTGTTCCCTTCTAGCATCTAAGAGTCGCGTTGCTCCGTTAAAACCCTTGACCCTTCCAAGATTGGAACTCATGGGTGCTCTATTGTGTAGTAAACTCACAGCAAAGATTGCTAATATTGTTAAAGAAAAGTTATCTCAATTAgactctataaatatgtggtcggATTCAGAAATTGTTCTCGCTTGGCTTCGTTCACATCCTTCTCGTTGGACCCAATTTGTAGCAAATAGGGTTGcacaaattttagataattttccTAATGCTCACTGGAGGCACGTACGATCCAAAGAGAATCCTGCCGACATACTCTCCCGAGGAATGCTACCCTCTGAATTAATAAATTCGTCCTTATGGTTTCATGGTCCTCCATTTTTAAATCAACTTCGGTTGGATTTATTGAAATACAACCCAAAGGGGTATACTTCCAAGTTGCCTGAAGAAAGGAAAATCATTCTCCACGCTCGAAATGATCAAATAGATTTCTTCACCTCACTTTCTAATAGGTTCtccaatttttcaaagtttgtaaGAACTTTAGCCTATATGTTTAGATTTGCTAATAATGTTAAACCGCTTTCTCGCAAGTTAACTAATACCCTTGAAGTCAGCGAACTTCAAAACGCTGAACTTAAGATTATTAAGATGCTTCAGTATTCCAACTTCTCGAGTGAGATTTCTGAGCTTAAGAAAGGTAAAACTCTATCTAATAAGTGTCTTTTACCCCTAAATCCCTTTTTGGATGAGAATGAAATGCTCCGGGTGGGAGGTCGCCTCAGAAACTCAGACGTTACCTTTGATCAAAGATACCCTCTTCTCCTCCCCTCAAAAAATCGTGTAGTTCGTCTCATCCTCCACAGAGAACATGTCAGACTCTGTCACTCAGGTCCTCAAAATACTTTGTCACAAATTCGTCTCAAATATTGGCCTTTAAATGGACTACGAGAAGTCAAGAAGGTCACTCACCAATGTATGGTTTGTTTTAAGTTTCGTGCCAAACCCGCTACCCAGATCATGGCAGATCTACCAAAAGAACGTTTAAACTCCTCTCGAGTGTTCGCTCACGTCGGATTAGATTTTGGCGGCCCCTTTCAGATAAAGTCTTCCAACCTTCGTAAGGCTCCTTTATTAAAATCGTATATTGCTCTTTTCGTTTGCTTGTCGACTCGAGCTGTTCATATTGAAGTCGTTTCCGGCCTCTCTACGGAGACGTTTCTTCTCGCTCTAAAACGCTTTATTAGCCGTAGAGGCCTCCCTCAAACAATATTCAGTGACTACGCCACGAACTTTCTTGGTGCTCGCAACCAGCTGTTTGAACTCTATAAGTTTTTCAAGGAAAAGGAAAGCTCTCGTTCTATTAAGGAATTTTTGGCCTCATCTCATATTCGCTGGAAAACTATAGTTCCTCGAGCCCCTCACCATGGTGGTATTTGGGAAAGTGCTATAAAGAGCGCAAAGCATCATATGCGTAGGCTCCTTGGCAATGTTAAGCTTACGTTCGAAGAATTCACTACAGTTCTCTGTCAAATTGAAGCTGTGCTCAACTCCCGGCCTCTTTGCTCCCTTTCAAATGACCCCTCCGATTTTACGTATCTTACTCCTGGACACTTCTTGATTGGACAATCTCTTACGTCCTTTCCTGAAAAAGATGTGATCCACATTCCTGAAAACAGATTGAATTTATGGCAACATTTGTCCAAACTCCAACaagtgttttggaaaaaatggtcTATCGACTATTTGAATAGACTTCAAAATCGCCCTAAATGGTTTCTCCCTCATAAAAACCTAGAACCTAACGATCTAGTGTTGCTGATTGAAGACAACACTCCTCCTCTTCATTGGGTACTAGCAAGAGTTATTGAGGTCTTTCCCGGAAAAGATGGGAGAGTAAGAATTGCCTCGGTGAAAACTAAAGATGGAGTCTTCAAGCGCTCTATTACAAAATTGTGTCCTCTACCCAATGACGATTTAATTTAA